ACTTATGTGTGAATATAATATAGAGTGATATTATTATTACTGAAGCAAGCACGGTGGCAATTATCGTTCTCTCCAGCGATGTTATTGGTAGTAAACCCTCTCTGCCGAGGCCCCTAAGTACCATTCTGAAGCCTAGATAAGCCAGCACCGCTACGAAAACCCACCTGACTTGCTTATTAGTTACGTACATGAGCATTCTAGTACCAATCCTAGAGCCTATTAAGACACCTATTGCGGTGCATGTTGCTATGAATGGACTTATATACCCAAAGTACCAGTAAAGTGAGCCGCTGGTTGCGGCTGTTACTCCTATCATGAAGTTGCTCGTTGTTGTACTCACCTTCATGGGCAGGTTCATGCCCCAGTCCATGGCGAGTACCTTAAGCGCGCCACTACCAATACCCAACAAACCACTAATAAAACCAGCAAAGAACATTATCAACCAACCGAGCCACCAACGAACACCCCAATACTTATACCAAATCTTTAGTGCTGGATCATAGCACACCCCATAGAGCTTAAAGACCTTAGTTGTTCGATCTGGATTCCTTGGCGGTGGAAGTTCGCAAGTGCTTCTCTGTACGGTGGGTACTATTGATGCCAGCAGGACAACGCCGAATATTACGTATATGACCCAGGTAAGGCCGTGTGCATATACGAAATTTGCTGTTAGTGAGCCTATTATTGCACCCGTGGTTGTTGCAGTGACTAGGCTAATGCCTATCCTATCATTAGCTAGTCTCTTCTTAACGTACACGCTGGCTGAACCAGCCGATGTGGATATTGTTGATATTAACGCGGAGCCCGTGGCATATATTATTGGTATACTTAGGAATAGTGTTAGTACCGGTGTCAAGACAACGCCTCCACCAAGCCCAGCCAAGGCACCGAGTAAACCAGCTACAATACCTGCAATTATGAACTCCAGCATTTTCAATAGATCAAATATTACGGTGATCATCAGTCAAAAACTTGACTTCACGATATATAAACATTATTACACGATACAATACACTAAACGAGAAATAATTTAGTAATTATATCGTAAATAAATGAATATTTTTAACATAATAACATATTTTTATTAATAAATATTTATAAATGACTAATAATTAAGGAAACTGAATATAAAAATATACAATTGTTTTAATGGTGTATAATAATTAGCGTTACCTTGATATACCTAACCTGCCAAGCATTAATTTAGCTCTATCATTAATTGCAAAATTAACAAATAAGCAATAGAGTGCTACCGCCGCGAATTCCTGCCAGGTTATTGGTGTTAATAAATGACCCCATGGACCCGGCAATCCCGTTAATGCTATAAACGCTACCACAACCATATCTATTACTGATGCTATTATTAGCCACTTACCTGGTCTTGATACCCAGAATGGCCCTCTCTCCCTAACTATGAATGGTGTTAGTACTCCCATGTACATAATCGCCGTGAAGTAATACGTATGTAACACATGTACGTTGCCTATGTGGAAGTAGTCAAGAGCTAGGAACAATAGACCGAACATCTCGGCTACAGTAAATATCCCAAGTCCAACACCTAACTTCACAAGTTTAGGTACGTCCCACTTCTCCGGCGTTGGTGAGCCTTTGGCATTATCCGTGGATAAGGATATGGTCACGAAATCAATCAAAAATAGGAAAAGCGTTACGTCAAGCGCAGAGACTGCATATATTGGGTTGTGCCAAAATAGAGCTGAGATTATGAAGGCCAAGGTTACGAAAACAGCTATTTCAAATGTTTTAACAACCTTATTGAGTATCCATGTGATGATCCTCTGGAATGTTGACCTGCCAATCCTAACGAGCTCCACAACACCCGAAAGTCCCTCAACAGTCAGAACAACACTAGCCGCCGCCTTAGCCACATCAGTCGCGTTACTAACGGCTATACCAACCTCGGCCTGTTTAAGGGCTGGTGAGTCATTAACACCATCACCAGTCATACCAACTATTTGCCTACTTGCCTGCAGGCTTTTCACGATGAAGTACTTATCCTCCGGGTAAATCTCAGCAAATACATCAGCCTCCTCAGCAAGTTTAGCTGCCTTCTGCGGTTCTTTCTCAAGTAATTCCTTTAGTTCTTTACCAGACATCACATTCTCGCCAAGGCCGATGATCTTGGCTATTTCCCTGGCAATGGGCTTAGCATCACCGGTCAGCATCTTAACCCTAACACCCAAATTCCTAAGCTCCTGGATTAGCTTAGGAGTGTCCTCTCTAGGTATGTCATATAATGCCACGAGGCCAACCATCTCCCAGTGATCACCATCCTCAGACTTAGCCACACCCAGCGTCCTATAGCCACTTGCCGCAAAGGAATTCATAATACTTTCAACATCCTCACCCAACTTTATCCTGCATAAATCCTCAGCTAATGTCCTAACGGCACCCTTAGTAACCCTAAATATGCGACCACCATTATTTCTATCCACAACCAAGGCCTCTGTGCGCCTCGTTGATGGATCAAAGGGCTT
This is a stretch of genomic DNA from Vulcanisaeta moutnovskia 768-28. It encodes these proteins:
- a CDS encoding TSUP family transporter, which encodes MITVIFDLLKMLEFIIAGIVAGLLGALAGLGGGVVLTPVLTLFLSIPIIYATGSALISTISTSAGSASVYVKKRLANDRIGISLVTATTTGAIIGSLTANFVYAHGLTWVIYVIFGVVLLASIVPTVQRSTCELPPPRNPDRTTKVFKLYGVCYDPALKIWYKYWGVRWWLGWLIMFFAGFISGLLGIGSGALKVLAMDWGMNLPMKVSTTTSNFMIGVTAATSGSLYWYFGYISPFIATCTAIGVLIGSRIGTRMLMYVTNKQVRWVFVAVLAYLGFRMVLRGLGREGLLPITSLERTIIATVLASVIIISLYIIFTHKYKEVQDMSITIYQAQPESPSAVERKFTSIVSNLLKYGVLLSIIFLILGLIMLFLHGGSVGLHVQLKQILDPSSMVNTREITVMYVLDGILRLGGLSLMMFGLMVLIAIPVVMVLLNFVRFLLERDILYTLLALITFVNLMIAIFVLPIFILHG
- a CDS encoding plasma-membrane proton-efflux P-type ATPase, with product MLRELNTNANTGLSDAEVNERAKRYGYNEVPEKKEHPAKKFAKKFWGFTAWMLEAAMIVCIILGLTIDPARLVDAYIIAALLVVNALIGFIHEEHAARAVELLKQRLQVMARVLRNGVWQALPARFLVPGDIIRIRAGDIVPADAKIITSEEVEVDQSALTGESMPVIKRKGDIMYSGSILRRGEATAVVVRTGLNTYFGKTVQLVQTARPKLHMEEIISKVVSALLIMVSILVIVMFPLTYFYLHSLMFLADYVLPLAIMLIVFAVPVALPAMFTVTMAVGAQEMARKGALITKLSAVEDSASMTVLCADKTGTLTYNRLTVTHVVPMKGYSENEVLLYGALASQEANQDPIDLAFIRAAKERKLLINDFEVKEFKPFDPSTRRTEALVVDRNNGGRIFRVTKGAVRTLAEDLCRIKLGEDVESIMNSFAASGYRTLGVAKSEDGDHWEMVGLVALYDIPREDTPKLIQELRNLGVRVKMLTGDAKPIAREIAKIIGLGENVMSGKELKELLEKEPQKAAKLAEEADVFAEIYPEDKYFIVKSLQASRQIVGMTGDGVNDSPALKQAEVGIAVSNATDVAKAAASVVLTVEGLSGVVELVRIGRSTFQRIITWILNKVVKTFEIAVFVTLAFIISALFWHNPIYAVSALDVTLFLFLIDFVTISLSTDNAKGSPTPEKWDVPKLVKLGVGLGIFTVAEMFGLLFLALDYFHIGNVHVLHTYYFTAIMYMGVLTPFIVRERGPFWVSRPGKWLIIASVIDMVVVAFIALTGLPGPWGHLLTPITWQEFAAVALYCLFVNFAINDRAKLMLGRLGISR